The following are from one region of the Haloactinomyces albus genome:
- the pheA gene encoding prephenate dehydratase: MPRIAFLGPPGTFTEQATRALTADFDAELVPSDTVPLALEAVRSEDVLAAGVPMENSVEGAVSATLDGLVAGEPLTAVAETVLPIRFHVLVRPGTSSEQVGSVISHPHALAQVRSWLGRYLPRAEVLTASSTAAAASAVQAGNADAAVAAPVAVDHYPDLEALATDIADVGDAQTRFLLVRRPGVLPQPTGADRTSIAVVAHDEVGALAEVLSELSLRGINLSRIESRPTKDRLGEYRFFFDFDGHVADARIGDALTGLRRRCGEVRFLGSYPKSDRSPPSVRPMASEQAFQMSTEWLAEVRAGRLA, from the coding sequence GTGCCGCGAATAGCCTTTTTGGGTCCTCCGGGCACGTTCACCGAACAGGCGACGCGTGCCCTGACCGCCGACTTCGATGCCGAGCTCGTTCCGTCCGACACGGTGCCGCTCGCGCTCGAGGCCGTGCGGTCGGAGGATGTCCTTGCCGCCGGTGTGCCGATGGAGAACTCGGTCGAGGGCGCGGTGTCGGCCACGCTGGACGGGCTGGTGGCAGGGGAACCGTTGACCGCGGTCGCGGAGACGGTGCTGCCGATCCGGTTCCACGTGCTCGTCCGCCCGGGAACCTCCTCCGAGCAGGTCGGCTCGGTGATCAGTCATCCGCATGCGCTCGCCCAGGTGCGATCCTGGCTCGGCCGGTACCTGCCACGGGCAGAGGTGCTGACTGCTTCCTCGACCGCGGCCGCAGCGTCCGCGGTGCAGGCCGGGAACGCCGATGCGGCCGTCGCCGCTCCGGTGGCCGTCGATCATTACCCGGACCTGGAAGCCCTGGCCACCGATATCGCCGATGTCGGCGATGCGCAGACCCGATTCCTGCTCGTTCGTCGCCCCGGCGTCCTGCCGCAACCCACCGGTGCGGACCGCACGTCGATCGCCGTCGTCGCCCACGACGAGGTGGGTGCGCTGGCGGAGGTGTTGTCGGAACTGTCGCTGCGCGGGATCAATCTCAGTCGTATCGAATCCCGCCCGACCAAGGACAGGCTCGGTGAGTACCGGTTCTTCTTCGACTTCGACGGGCATGTCGCCGACGCCCGGATCGGAGATGCGCTGACCGGGCTCCGTCGCCGGTGCGGGGAAGTACGGTTCCTCGGTTCTTATCCGAAGTCGGATCGATCACCCCCCAGCGTGCGACCGATGGCGTCCGAGCAGGCTTTTCAGATGTCGACGGAGTGGCTTGCCGAGGTGCGTGCGGGGCGGCTCGCATGA
- a CDS encoding macro domain-containing protein, which produces MLVGVTADSERSGDEAQPHLRLILCALEEPLAAAWHDIATGRDGVTTYRGSVLDVQADAAVSPANSYGWMRGGIDAVYARVFPDLEQQVRSAVLAYHGGELPVGEALLVPTGASRPRWLISAPTMREPGEQLPDDTVHPYLAARATLRLWAGAVLDNGTPVRRVVRSIAMPGLGTGTGGASPQLCARQVAAAWDEVFAHARHS; this is translated from the coding sequence ATGCTGGTGGGCGTGACTGCGGATTCGGAGCGCTCCGGCGACGAAGCGCAGCCGCACCTGCGGCTGATCCTGTGTGCGCTGGAAGAACCGCTGGCGGCGGCTTGGCACGATATCGCCACCGGCCGTGACGGCGTCACCACATACCGGGGTTCGGTGCTGGACGTGCAGGCTGATGCGGCGGTCAGCCCCGCCAACTCGTACGGATGGATGCGGGGCGGTATCGACGCGGTCTATGCACGGGTCTTCCCCGATCTCGAACAGCAGGTACGCAGTGCCGTGCTCGCCTACCACGGTGGGGAACTCCCCGTGGGGGAAGCACTGCTGGTGCCGACCGGGGCATCGAGGCCGAGGTGGCTGATCAGCGCGCCGACGATGCGGGAACCCGGTGAGCAGCTTCCCGACGACACCGTGCACCCGTACCTGGCCGCGCGCGCCACGCTGCGCCTGTGGGCCGGTGCCGTCCTGGACAACGGCACTCCCGTGCGGCGAGTCGTGCGCTCCATCGCCATGCCCGGTCTGGGCACCGGCACCGGTGGTGCCTCGCCGCAGTTGTGCGCCCGGCAGGTGGCGGCGGCGTGGGACGAGGTTTTCGCCCACGCCCGGCACTCCTGA
- a CDS encoding DoxX family protein, with protein sequence MLVRRLARPLLSSIFIYGGIGALRDVKGHAKAAEPWLNKTVGQVRDSVPEQVPTDPETLITIDGAVKIGAGAMLALGKFPRLSATLLTGSLTATTLSQHAYWEYEDAEQRATQQVQFFKNLSLLGGLLITAVDTAGKPSVGYRTRHGAQRLTDQAQIASQFSSKQAQKAQKKAQKKGMKQGAKGAKAAKKGWAKTD encoded by the coding sequence ATGCTCGTTCGCCGTTTGGCCCGCCCGCTTCTCTCTTCGATTTTCATCTACGGCGGCATCGGAGCACTGCGCGACGTGAAAGGTCACGCGAAGGCAGCCGAGCCGTGGCTGAACAAGACCGTGGGGCAGGTGCGGGACTCGGTTCCCGAACAGGTCCCGACGGATCCGGAAACCCTCATCACGATCGACGGAGCGGTGAAGATCGGCGCCGGCGCGATGCTGGCTCTCGGCAAGTTCCCTCGCCTGTCGGCCACACTGCTCACCGGCAGCCTGACCGCGACCACGCTCTCCCAGCACGCCTACTGGGAGTACGAGGATGCCGAGCAGCGTGCCACCCAGCAGGTCCAGTTCTTCAAGAATCTCAGTCTGCTGGGCGGACTGCTGATCACTGCGGTGGACACGGCGGGCAAGCCCTCCGTGGGTTACCGCACCCGCCACGGGGCCCAGCGGCTCACCGACCAGGCTCAGATCGCGAGCCAGTTCTCGAGCAAGCAAGCCCAGAAGGCCCAGAAGAAGGCGCAGAAGAAGGGCATGAAGCAGGGTGCGAAGGGCGCGAAGGCCGCGAAGAAGGGGTGGGCGAAGACCGACTGA
- a CDS encoding response regulator transcription factor → MPVRVLLVDDHEVVRRGLRDLLDTEEDVRVVAEAGGVDEALVRSRATEPNVAVVDMRLPDGDGLELCRQLRELPSAPHCLVLTAFDDEQALIGAINAGASGYLLKQVRGQDLVNAVREVAAGRSLLDPVTTRRVLDRLRESADQAPDELAELTEQERRVLALIGEGLSNRQIAERLFLAEKTVKNYVTAVLAKLGMERRTQAAAWVARRQG, encoded by the coding sequence GTGCCGGTACGTGTGCTGCTCGTCGACGATCACGAGGTCGTCCGTCGTGGCCTGCGGGATCTGCTGGACACCGAAGAGGACGTGCGCGTCGTCGCCGAGGCAGGTGGTGTCGACGAGGCACTCGTGCGCTCCCGAGCCACCGAGCCGAACGTCGCCGTGGTGGACATGCGCCTGCCCGACGGGGACGGGCTCGAGTTGTGCAGGCAGCTGCGCGAGTTGCCCTCGGCACCGCACTGCCTCGTACTCACGGCATTCGACGACGAGCAGGCGCTGATCGGTGCCATCAACGCCGGGGCGTCCGGCTACCTGCTCAAGCAGGTGCGAGGGCAGGATCTCGTCAACGCGGTACGCGAGGTGGCAGCGGGCCGTTCGTTGCTCGACCCGGTAACCACCCGACGCGTACTGGACCGGCTGCGCGAGTCGGCCGACCAAGCCCCGGACGAACTGGCGGAGCTCACCGAGCAGGAACGTCGTGTACTGGCCCTGATCGGCGAGGGCCTGAGCAACAGGCAGATCGCCGAGCGATTGTTCCTCGCCGAGAAGACCGTGAAGAACTATGTCACCGCGGTACTGGCCAAGCTCGGTATGGAGCGCCGGACGCAGGCAGCCGCCTGGGTGGCGCGGCGTCAGGGTTGA
- a CDS encoding GAF domain-containing sensor histidine kinase: MDSALARRMLAASTEITKAALSGEDPDAVLPLIVRRAAALAEADLGLIMVRDDEDRLTVEAAYGGPASSGPLDDPVGSVLSPRSAAARVARGGVPVVVDDLIDDPLTAPYVPSALRVYGPFAVAPFGTRERRLGALAVYRRRGANSFNRVAVDVLTSFAAQAGLALVLAEGSTARQRIAVYQERERIARDLHDVIVQRLYGAGIQLDVLNRRLSGRLDEADSTRLTETMDQIDQTIAEVRATVRALRSSDPETPEQAPDLADSMRSEVHTAGELLGRPPKLEIQGDLTGVPVAVADHARAALREALSNVVRHSGAQTVLVRVRRSESGLSLQVIDDGCGIPRDVSKRGLRNMEERAVAAGGRCTIHSSPDSGSTVTWEVPLSADES; this comes from the coding sequence ATGGATTCCGCACTCGCTCGGCGCATGCTCGCAGCATCGACCGAGATCACCAAGGCGGCCCTCTCAGGTGAGGACCCCGACGCCGTTCTCCCGTTGATCGTGCGGCGCGCCGCCGCACTCGCCGAAGCCGATCTCGGGCTGATCATGGTCCGCGACGATGAGGACCGTCTCACCGTGGAGGCCGCCTACGGTGGGCCTGCCTCATCGGGCCCGCTCGACGACCCCGTCGGTTCGGTACTTTCACCACGCTCGGCCGCCGCGCGTGTCGCCCGTGGCGGCGTGCCCGTGGTCGTCGACGATCTCATCGACGATCCGCTGACCGCTCCGTACGTGCCCTCGGCACTGCGGGTCTACGGCCCGTTCGCCGTGGCCCCCTTCGGCACCCGCGAACGGCGGCTCGGTGCGCTGGCCGTCTACCGGCGACGCGGCGCGAACTCGTTCAATCGTGTGGCGGTGGACGTGCTCACCTCGTTCGCCGCACAGGCGGGGCTGGCCCTGGTATTGGCCGAAGGTTCGACGGCACGTCAGCGTATCGCCGTCTACCAGGAGCGCGAGCGTATCGCCCGCGACCTGCACGACGTTATCGTGCAGCGCCTGTACGGAGCGGGTATTCAGCTCGACGTGCTGAACCGTCGCCTGTCCGGGCGGTTGGACGAAGCCGACTCGACCCGTCTCACCGAGACGATGGATCAGATCGACCAGACGATCGCCGAAGTACGCGCGACCGTGCGCGCATTGCGATCATCCGATCCGGAAACTCCCGAGCAAGCACCGGATCTGGCCGATTCGATGCGTTCCGAGGTGCATACCGCCGGAGAACTGCTGGGGCGCCCGCCGAAACTGGAGATCCAGGGTGATCTCACCGGAGTGCCCGTCGCGGTGGCCGACCACGCGCGGGCCGCACTGCGCGAGGCCCTGTCCAATGTGGTGCGCCACTCGGGCGCGCAGACGGTGCTGGTGCGGGTCCGCCGCTCGGAGTCCGGCCTGTCGCTGCAGGTCATCGATGACGGTTGCGGGATTCCCAGAGACGTGAGCAAGCGCGGTCTGCGCAATATGGAGGAGCGGGCGGTTGCCGCGGGCGGACGGTGCACGATCCACTCGTCCCCGGACAGCGGCAGTACGGTGACCTGGGAGGTACCACTGTCCGCCGACGAGTCCTGA
- the cydD gene encoding thiol reductant ABC exporter subunit CydD, whose product MTGLMPRTPLGALPHLSPSARRALWSAGLLAVAQALALIVQAWSLADALAAVVTRGAGPAAVSEQLFVLAGAVVVRSVLGWATESVSARAAAGAKEELRSLLLGSALQRGPEWIHETGPAELTALATKGLDSLDAYFTKYLPALVTAAIVPPMVGAWILYSDWTSALLIVVTVPLIPVFAWLVGRFTESRTAWATDALQRLSGHLLELIRALPVLTAFGRARAQGEAVRRVSEQHRKSTISTLRIAFLSALVLEFFASLSVALVAVGIGLRLASGDLDLTTGLLVLVLAPECYLPLRAAGAAHHASEDGIEAVRRVHEVVRGERNFHSDGRNASSARSIPSSGILRVENLRVARRGGHAPDGLSFTARPGEILHLDGFDGIGPSGSGKSTTFAALLGFTVPGSGRMTYGGTDVAEFALAQWRQRIAWVPQRPVFTGGTVADELALAVTDQPDGTASTRTAVLTETAATHLLDRRVDELSTGERQRVAVARALLRLRGHARLLLLDEPTAHLDTAAAGQVNAAIRRAAEAGATVVLASHRPGEQAAEPEPATRGPREPEVDFPQVRGRIRDLITPRSLGGVLLGALSLLSGLALTATSAWLIARASQQPPIMTLTVAVVGVRTFALSRAVLRYLERLLTHDAAFRLASDLRRRLWDALTRWGPVRTAGLRRGDGVSRLVDDADAVRDLVPRVLVPPMVGVVVAACAVVLQTAVLPAAGLLLAVSLLAAGTAGPALAVAVERRATAVVSEGRRIVGTRALGLLDASAELLAFGAGEAQRARLAETDAHLVARSRRAAAGTGAATAAITIAVGIAVLGGTWLGAEAVAAGRLAPELAPLLALVPLAAAEAVAELPAAAQQWRSLRAAQARLAPLLAAGAEPGRSGDAADGDAADDALGDGSGEDVSTRGVALAAVDVRWPGSAQPTLRDVSLHVPEGAHVAVVGPSGGGKSTLLALLLGFLSPERGEVRAPRRAAWCPQDPQLVATTIRENLRLVDPEATDTRLAEVLRLAGLPEWDTRLDTRIGTGGTALSGGEAQRVALARALLADDAGLVLLDEPTAHLDVATSEALLARLHREFHGRTVVHVTHRRSETEHADLVLHVEDGEVSPTRPEEIFAVSRETTKI is encoded by the coding sequence ATGACAGGACTGATGCCGCGAACTCCGTTGGGGGCACTGCCGCACCTGTCGCCGTCCGCGCGGCGCGCGCTGTGGTCGGCGGGATTGCTTGCGGTGGCCCAGGCGCTCGCGTTGATCGTGCAGGCGTGGTCACTGGCCGATGCGCTGGCCGCCGTGGTCACGCGTGGCGCGGGACCGGCCGCGGTGTCCGAGCAGTTGTTCGTGCTCGCCGGGGCGGTCGTGGTGCGATCCGTGCTCGGGTGGGCCACCGAGAGCGTATCGGCCCGTGCTGCCGCCGGGGCGAAGGAGGAACTGCGCTCGCTGCTGCTCGGATCCGCCCTGCAGCGCGGGCCCGAGTGGATCCACGAGACCGGCCCGGCCGAACTCACGGCGCTGGCCACCAAGGGGCTCGACTCGCTGGATGCCTACTTCACGAAGTACCTGCCCGCCCTGGTCACCGCGGCGATCGTACCGCCGATGGTCGGCGCGTGGATTCTGTACTCGGACTGGACATCCGCGCTGCTCATCGTCGTCACCGTTCCGCTGATTCCGGTGTTCGCCTGGTTGGTGGGGCGCTTCACCGAGAGCCGCACCGCGTGGGCCACCGATGCCCTGCAGCGCCTGTCCGGGCACCTGCTGGAGCTCATTCGCGCGCTGCCGGTGCTCACCGCGTTCGGGCGTGCACGGGCACAGGGGGAGGCGGTGCGCCGCGTCAGCGAGCAACACCGCAAAAGCACGATCTCGACGTTGCGCATCGCGTTCCTGTCCGCGCTGGTGCTGGAGTTCTTCGCGTCGCTGTCGGTCGCGCTGGTCGCGGTCGGTATCGGGCTGCGGCTCGCTTCCGGTGATCTCGACCTGACCACCGGGCTGCTGGTGCTCGTGCTGGCCCCCGAGTGTTATCTGCCGCTGCGCGCGGCCGGTGCCGCGCACCACGCCAGCGAGGACGGGATCGAAGCGGTCCGCCGCGTGCACGAGGTGGTGCGCGGTGAACGGAACTTTCACTCCGATGGGCGGAACGCAAGTTCCGCTCGCTCCATCCCATCGAGCGGCATCCTGCGGGTGGAGAACCTTCGGGTGGCCCGGCGCGGCGGCCACGCCCCCGACGGGTTGAGTTTCACCGCGCGACCCGGTGAGATCCTGCATCTGGACGGGTTCGACGGGATCGGACCCAGTGGCAGCGGGAAGTCGACCACTTTCGCCGCGCTGCTCGGTTTCACCGTCCCGGGTTCCGGGCGTATGACCTACGGCGGCACCGACGTGGCCGAGTTCGCTCTCGCGCAGTGGCGGCAGCGAATCGCCTGGGTGCCGCAGCGCCCTGTGTTCACCGGTGGCACGGTTGCCGACGAGCTCGCCCTGGCAGTGACCGATCAGCCGGACGGCACCGCATCCACCCGGACAGCGGTGCTGACCGAGACGGCGGCAACACACCTGCTCGACCGCAGGGTCGATGAACTCTCCACCGGGGAGCGTCAGCGCGTTGCGGTGGCACGAGCACTGCTGCGTCTGCGCGGGCATGCGCGGCTGCTGCTGCTCGACGAACCGACCGCCCATCTCGACACCGCAGCAGCCGGGCAGGTCAACGCCGCGATCCGGCGCGCAGCCGAGGCGGGCGCGACCGTGGTCCTGGCCAGCCACCGGCCCGGTGAGCAGGCCGCGGAACCCGAACCGGCGACGCGGGGACCGCGCGAGCCGGAGGTCGACTTCCCGCAAGTACGGGGACGAATCCGCGATCTGATCACCCCACGCTCCCTCGGCGGCGTCCTGCTCGGTGCGCTCTCGCTGCTGTCCGGCCTCGCGCTCACCGCCACATCCGCGTGGCTGATCGCGCGTGCCTCGCAGCAGCCGCCGATCATGACGTTGACGGTCGCCGTCGTCGGCGTGCGCACTTTCGCGCTTTCGCGCGCGGTGCTGCGCTACCTCGAACGCCTGCTGACCCACGATGCCGCCTTCCGGCTCGCAAGCGACCTCCGGCGACGCCTGTGGGACGCGCTGACGCGCTGGGGTCCCGTGCGTACCGCAGGTCTGCGGCGAGGGGACGGCGTTTCCCGGCTCGTCGACGACGCGGATGCCGTCCGCGATCTCGTCCCCCGCGTGCTCGTCCCGCCGATGGTGGGGGTGGTCGTTGCGGCCTGCGCTGTTGTCCTGCAGACCGCTGTGCTGCCCGCTGCGGGCCTGTTGCTGGCGGTGTCGCTGCTCGCCGCGGGCACCGCCGGGCCCGCTCTCGCTGTCGCGGTCGAGCGCCGCGCGACGGCGGTTGTCTCCGAAGGACGTCGCATCGTCGGCACCCGTGCCCTCGGACTTCTCGATGCCTCGGCCGAGCTGCTCGCCTTCGGTGCCGGGGAGGCCCAGCGAGCTCGACTGGCCGAGACCGACGCCCATCTGGTGGCTCGCTCGCGTCGTGCGGCCGCAGGCACGGGAGCCGCCACTGCCGCCATCACCATCGCCGTCGGCATCGCCGTGCTCGGCGGAACATGGCTGGGGGCCGAGGCGGTGGCCGCAGGCCGCCTCGCGCCCGAACTCGCTCCGCTGCTCGCGCTGGTGCCACTTGCTGCTGCGGAAGCCGTTGCGGAGCTGCCTGCGGCGGCGCAGCAATGGCGTTCCCTGCGTGCGGCGCAGGCGCGGCTCGCGCCGCTGCTGGCGGCAGGGGCGGAACCGGGACGCAGCGGTGATGCGGCCGATGGTGATGCAGCCGATGATGCGCTCGGGGACGGCTCGGGTGAGGATGTCTCAACCCGTGGCGTGGCACTCGCCGCCGTGGACGTGCGCTGGCCCGGCTCGGCACAGCCCACCTTGCGTGACGTGTCGCTGCACGTGCCCGAGGGTGCGCATGTGGCGGTCGTCGGTCCGTCCGGCGGTGGCAAGTCGACGCTGCTCGCACTGCTGCTGGGATTCCTGAGCCCGGAGCGCGGTGAGGTCCGGGCGCCCCGCCGGGCTGCCTGGTGCCCGCAGGATCCGCAGCTGGTGGCCACGACGATCCGGGAGAACCTGCGCCTGGTCGATCCCGAAGCCACGGATACGCGGCTCGCCGAGGTCCTGCGTCTGGCCGGCTTGCCGGAGTGGGATACCCGGCTGGACACCCGGATCGGTACGGGGGGTACGGCGCTGTCGGGGGGTGAGGCACAGCGAGTGGCGTTGGCGCGGGCGCTGCTCGCCGACGACGCCGGACTCGTGCTGCTCGACGAGCCGACCGCACATCTGGACGTGGCGACTTCCGAAGCGCTGCTGGCCCGGCTGCACCGCGAATTCCACGGCCGGACGGTGGTGCACGTGACCCACCGCCGATCGGAGACCGAACACGCCGATCTCGTGCTGCATGTCGAGGACGGCGAGGTCAGCCCCACCCGCCCAGAGGAGATTTTTGCAGTTTCGCGCGAAACCACAAAAATATGA
- the cydB gene encoding cytochrome d ubiquinol oxidase subunit II yields MDLSTFWFCLIALLWLGYLFLEGFDFGVGMLLPILGREEKQRRVLINTIGPVWDGNEVWLIVAGGSMFAAFPGWYASLLSTAYLPFLILLLMLIGRGVAFEYRGKVDNPRWRRAWDSTIVLASWVSPMMIGLVLSATVFGLPLNANGDRVGGPLVILTWPTVAGALAVWGFSFLHGAAFLALKTEGEVHERARRFALGFGLPLLSPVVVLLLITQFTEGSAWTWVPLVIAVATALAGLARQSLGRDGQAFALQGIAIAGVVATLFGALWPNVLPSTLNPAWSLSVAGTAVSDYTLTVVSWVAAFGLPGVLAYQGWTYWVFRKRIGTAHIPPVHAPTGGGT; encoded by the coding sequence ATGGATCTTTCCACCTTCTGGTTCTGCCTCATCGCCCTGCTGTGGCTGGGTTACCTGTTCCTGGAGGGGTTCGACTTCGGTGTCGGCATGCTGCTGCCGATCCTCGGCCGGGAGGAGAAGCAGCGCCGCGTGCTGATCAACACGATCGGGCCGGTGTGGGACGGCAACGAGGTGTGGCTGATCGTCGCGGGCGGTTCCATGTTCGCGGCGTTCCCGGGCTGGTACGCATCGCTGCTGAGTACCGCCTATCTCCCGTTTCTGATCCTGCTGCTGATGCTGATCGGCCGGGGCGTGGCCTTCGAGTACCGGGGGAAGGTGGACAACCCACGCTGGCGAAGAGCCTGGGATAGCACGATCGTGCTCGCCTCGTGGGTCTCGCCGATGATGATCGGCCTGGTGCTCTCGGCGACCGTGTTCGGACTGCCCCTGAACGCCAACGGTGACCGCGTCGGCGGACCGCTGGTCATTCTGACGTGGCCGACGGTCGCCGGTGCACTGGCGGTGTGGGGATTCTCGTTTCTGCACGGGGCCGCGTTCCTCGCGCTCAAGACCGAGGGTGAGGTGCACGAGCGTGCCCGGCGATTCGCTCTGGGATTCGGCTTGCCCCTGTTGTCGCCGGTCGTGGTGTTGCTGTTGATCACCCAGTTCACCGAGGGCTCGGCGTGGACGTGGGTGCCGCTGGTGATCGCGGTGGCCACCGCGCTGGCCGGGCTGGCGCGTCAGTCGCTGGGGCGCGACGGCCAGGCGTTCGCGCTGCAGGGCATCGCGATCGCGGGCGTGGTCGCCACGTTGTTCGGGGCGCTGTGGCCGAACGTGCTGCCCTCCACGCTGAACCCGGCGTGGTCGCTGTCGGTGGCCGGAACCGCCGTCAGTGACTACACCCTGACGGTGGTCAGCTGGGTCGCGGCGTTCGGCCTTCCGGGAGTGCTGGCGTACCAGGGGTGGACGTACTGGGTGTTCCGCAAACGCATCGGCACCGCGCACATCCCACCGGTACACGCGCCGACGGGTGGAGGCACATGA
- a CDS encoding cytochrome ubiquinol oxidase subunit I, with product MDVLDIARWQFGITTVYHFLMVPLTIGLAILVAGMQTAWYRTGNRRYLKMTKFWGKLMLVNFAMGVVTGIVQEFQFGMAWSEYSRFVGDVFGSMLAMEGIVAFFVESTFLGLWIFGWDRLSKGVHLACAWAFSLATVASAYFILAANSWMQHPVGIEMVDGKPQLTSVWALFTNSTVLAAFPHTLFGCFAVAGAFLVGIAAWKIARHHRKSAVDNEDRKLWHTSMRLGAWVGLVAFAGLAISGDFQAKLMFSQQPMKMASAEALCHTEQPAGFSIFAYGDVGRPDCESVKSFTVPYLLSYLANGDFTSEVKGVQELVPEYQEKYGTHYPNDPRLGELAGKPIDYTPNLPVTYWGFRFMIGFGAVAAVAAAAVLWFTRRGRFPKGRWVGPAALASIATPFLANVFGWIFTEMGRQPFVVVPNPNPSGVDGVWMFTAQAVSSGVSAGEMLTSAIALTTVYGALAVVEIFLMSRFARGGVEAVMPPESSKDDDESSGDGKSEDVLSFAY from the coding sequence GTGGACGTGCTCGATATCGCCCGATGGCAGTTCGGGATCACGACGGTCTACCACTTTCTGATGGTGCCGTTGACGATCGGCCTGGCGATCCTGGTCGCCGGGATGCAGACGGCGTGGTACCGGACCGGCAACCGCCGTTACCTGAAGATGACCAAGTTCTGGGGCAAGCTCATGCTGGTCAACTTCGCCATGGGCGTGGTGACCGGCATCGTCCAGGAATTCCAGTTCGGGATGGCCTGGAGCGAGTACTCCCGGTTCGTCGGTGACGTCTTCGGTTCCATGCTGGCGATGGAAGGCATCGTGGCCTTCTTCGTCGAGTCGACCTTCCTCGGCTTGTGGATCTTCGGCTGGGACCGGTTGTCCAAGGGCGTGCACCTGGCCTGCGCATGGGCTTTCTCCCTGGCCACGGTGGCTTCGGCATACTTCATCCTGGCTGCGAACTCGTGGATGCAGCACCCCGTCGGCATCGAGATGGTCGACGGCAAGCCGCAGTTGACCTCGGTCTGGGCACTGTTCACCAACAGCACCGTGCTGGCGGCGTTCCCGCACACTCTCTTCGGCTGCTTCGCCGTGGCCGGTGCCTTCCTGGTCGGCATCGCCGCCTGGAAAATCGCCCGGCACCACCGAAAGTCCGCTGTGGACAACGAGGACCGCAAACTTTGGCACACCTCGATGCGGCTGGGTGCCTGGGTCGGCCTCGTCGCCTTCGCCGGGCTGGCGATCTCCGGTGACTTCCAGGCCAAGCTGATGTTCTCCCAGCAGCCCATGAAAATGGCATCCGCCGAGGCGCTGTGCCACACCGAGCAGCCGGCAGGGTTCTCGATCTTCGCCTACGGCGATGTCGGCCGCCCCGACTGCGAGAGCGTCAAGAGCTTCACGGTTCCCTACCTGCTGTCCTACCTCGCCAATGGCGACTTCACCAGCGAAGTCAAGGGCGTGCAGGAATTGGTGCCCGAATACCAGGAGAAGTACGGTACCCACTACCCGAACGATCCCCGGCTCGGTGAGCTCGCCGGGAAGCCGATCGATTACACACCGAACCTGCCCGTCACCTACTGGGGATTCCGGTTCATGATCGGCTTCGGTGCTGTTGCCGCTGTCGCCGCGGCCGCGGTGCTGTGGTTCACCCGCAGAGGCCGATTCCCGAAGGGGCGCTGGGTGGGGCCTGCGGCGCTGGCGAGCATCGCCACACCGTTCCTGGCCAACGTCTTCGGCTGGATCTTCACCGAGATGGGCCGCCAGCCGTTCGTCGTCGTGCCCAATCCGAATCCGTCCGGAGTGGATGGCGTGTGGATGTTCACCGCCCAGGCGGTGTCCTCGGGAGTCTCGGCGGGCGAGATGCTCACCTCGGCGATAGCGCTGACGACGGTCTACGGCGCACTGGCGGTCGTCGAGATCTTCCTGATGTCCCGCTTCGCACGAGGCGGGGTGGAAGCCGTGATGCCCCCCGAATCATCGAAGGACGACGACGAGAGCTCCGGTGACGGAAAGTCCGAGGACGTCCTGTCCTTCGCGTACTAG
- a CDS encoding IclR family transcriptional regulator: protein MSGRVPESSRTPWPDRTDRTDRSYRAGYADRSAGSTDGGREPEPAGTPQTKESSLTLDRGLNLLQAVAEADSAAPTISDLATAVGVSRAAVYRLLGPLQTRGLVRREGSRVRLGLGVLWLAGRVLPQLRFASLPALRELAEHIGATVHLTVADGNEAQAIAVVEPSWTSYHVSYRVGTRHPVHRGAAGRAIDLTEGGQRWVVSTGELQQGAYGIAAPVRAVPGLRASVGVIAMEPLSPDEVGPRVTATADAVADALR from the coding sequence ATGAGCGGACGTGTCCCCGAGTCCTCTCGGACGCCGTGGCCGGACCGAACGGACCGAACGGACCGCTCTTACCGAGCAGGCTATGCCGATCGGTCCGCCGGCTCCACGGACGGCGGACGGGAACCGGAACCTGCGGGAACTCCGCAGACCAAGGAAAGCTCGCTGACGTTGGATCGGGGACTCAACCTGTTGCAGGCGGTCGCCGAGGCCGACAGTGCGGCCCCCACGATCAGTGACCTGGCCACCGCCGTCGGAGTCAGCCGTGCGGCCGTGTATCGCCTGCTGGGGCCGCTGCAGACACGTGGTCTGGTTCGTCGCGAGGGCTCCAGGGTGCGTCTGGGACTGGGGGTGCTGTGGCTGGCCGGGCGGGTGCTGCCGCAGCTACGCTTCGCCTCGCTGCCCGCCCTGCGGGAGCTGGCCGAGCACATCGGCGCCACCGTGCACCTCACCGTGGCCGACGGCAACGAGGCCCAGGCCATCGCCGTCGTCGAACCGTCGTGGACGAGCTACCACGTGTCGTACCGGGTCGGAACCCGTCATCCGGTGCATCGTGGTGCGGCGGGCCGGGCGATCGACCTCACCGAGGGCGGGCAACGGTGGGTCGTCAGCACCGGTGAACTCCAGCAGGGGGCCTACGGCATCGCTGCGCCGGTGCGTGCGGTTCCGGGGCTGCGTGCCAGTGTCGGCGTCATCGCGATGGAACCGTTGTCCCCGGACGAGGTCGGCCCCCGGGTGACGGCCACGGCCGATGCCGTGGCCGATGCCCTGCGCTGA